The following coding sequences lie in one Chanos chanos chromosome 4, fChaCha1.1, whole genome shotgun sequence genomic window:
- the pdcb gene encoding phosducin b — protein MSGNTVDEEEVTVTHTGPKGVINDWRKFKLESMDQESLPPNKRELLRQMSSPHKPKDDAKGGLNRKMSAQEYELIKEDDEKCLRRYRKQCMQEMHERLSFGPKFEGVYELDSGEAFLEVIEKEHRLTVVVVHIYKDGIKGCEALNNCLDCLATEYPSVKFCKISAAATGAGDRFSDDVLPALLVYKSGELLGNFLAVTQHLSEEFFATDVETFLNEYGLLPEKEFSPGADEEEADVE, from the exons ATGTCAGGCAATACAGTGGATGAGGAAGAGGTGACTGTTACCCACACAG GACCAAAGGGTGTCATCAATGACTGGAGAAAGTTTAAGCTGGAAAGTATGGACCAAGAGTCTTTGCCTCCCAACAAGAGAGAGCTGCTGAGACAGATGTCCTCCCCTCACAAACCTAAAGATGACGCTAAGGGTGGGCTCAACCGCAAG ATGAGCGCGCAGGAGTACGAGCTGATTAAGGAAGATGACGAGAAGTGTCTGCGTCGATACCGTAAGCAGTGCATGCAGGAAATGCACGAACGCCTCAGCTTTGGGCCGAAATTTGAGGGCGTCTACGAGCTAGATAGCGGCGAAGCCTTTCTGGAGGTCATCGAGAAGGAGCACCGCCTCACCGTGGTGGTGGTGCACATCTATAAGGACGGAATCAAAGGCTGCGAGGCCCTTAACAACTGCCTGGACTGCTTGGCCACCGAGTACCCAAGCGTGAAGTTCTGCAAGATCAGTGCAGCCGCCACAGGGGCAGGAGACCGTTTCTCGGATGATGTGCTGCCTGCATTACTGGTGTACAAGTCCGGGGAGCTGCTGGGCAACTTCTTGGCCGTAACGCAGCATCTCAGCGAAGAGTTTTTCGCCACCGACGTTGAAACCTTCCTGAACGAGTATGGACTATTGCCCGAGAAAGAGTTCTCACCTGGCGCAGATGAGGAGGAGGCGGATGTGGAGTGA